AAATTTAGATAATTGTCAATCGCTGTTGCTGCCGCTCAACCGCTATCTAGATGTTTAGACACTCCGCTTCCGTCGCTGGATcttattcaaatcaaaattaggAAGAAATTGcgagtttttcaaaaattcttatcctcttgaaataaaaaagatttcctttttttaaattaaacatgTAGTTGGCGAGTGGGTGAATTGAATAAGGCGTCACTTACAAACAGATGCGCTTTGAGGAAAAGGTTCGAACCTCCTAGTGAGCTTAATTAGTTGCTCAGACCTAGAATCCCAATTGGTAATCAGGTGCTGAAGGTGTAATGCCGGACGAGATGCTTGATCTAAAGTCACACTAGAGGGTTATAAGTTGTATGCGCTTGCCGACGAGTGGGCTCAGTTGTGCGGGATTAATTGACCGTGTGTCAAGGGCGTGCCCGGTGAACAGTGACGTGATTAGATTGCGGGTCACTAACGAACATTCGAAACATCGTTATGGCGAAATGATCTAATACCGATAGCAAaatcacttcttttttctttatttattactaTTACGTACGACACTATCTTCGTACGACTTAGTTTTTTCGGCCACAATTTATATCAAATGCCTAATTGGGCAAACAAATAAACTAGAATAAAGGCTTAAAAACTAAACGAAACTATCAATTGGCGTCTTCATCTATCTTTTATTCGACATCCATCATCatgttttgacttttgatgTATCGGGCTTCCGCAAAGAAGGATCGAGAACACActctttctcctttattttgattattcccCCTCCTACCACCCACTCTTTACCtactataaataatttaatagcTATCTAATCCTCTTTGCTTAATTGCCTCCGAGGTGGTTCCTTTAATTACCAAAGAGATATATCGATGCACAGATCGCAATCGTGCACTGTTACTCGCGGGTTAAACTTTCAGAAGTATGTAAATCGAACCAAAATGATTAAAGAGTTTTTTTCAACCACGTTTAATCTAAAATAGTGCATGAAAGGCTGAAAGCATACGAATCCATACGCGGAACCAGAGTTTTGTTGGTAACTTTTGCTCCTCTTTAGTTTCCACTTTGAATCCGACTAATCAGAGCCAGATCCTTCATTAACCATGTTTGTTTACAAACTCGATTTTTCCCCCTCCCTACCAAATAAATCCGTGAGAATGAATATGCTGTTACAATCGAAATTATTagcaaaaggaaatttgaaaatgataaaaaaataaaagaaaacaaaaaaaaacaacaaattcatgACATGTGTTGCCGTAGCAACTAGCAGACGCATAATTTTGCCTTAAGTTGCTCACTTTTAGACTTCCCAGTTCCCACGTTGAGTTACCGgtgtttattcatttcctttcgtCACGATTACCCCCAATAAAGAAATTCagtattttcttattttcttgaaataaGGTTAAAAGATTTTGGTTAATAGGAGCTGGATTTTTGAAAGCTGGCattaataatttcattaaaaacttCTTGATATAGGGATACCGGCTGCGAGGAAGTATTAAATAGTTGCAACAAACCAGCGTTGGTTAATCGGCCTAATAATCCAAACTCATGACATAAGCCATACAACATGGGGAATAAGAGGTATTCAAGGGGCTCATTTGTTTGCACACTATGTCCCTTCACCAgtaatgtaagaaaaaaattaaaaagccACACAGAGGTGGTCCACAATAAGATCATGGGACCCCTTGACTGTTGTGGTTTATGTTTTTCTGGTAAAGCGGCCCTGCAACACCACACTGAGGCCTATCACATTCCTAAGTATgggaattattttcattttaatgtttATCTGCAACTGGAAACGAGTAGTTTGTAAAACATGTAAAACATATACTTCTTTTTGTCATAAATTATACTTTTTATTAGATATGAATGTTCTCTATGTGATCGTCGCTTTCATTCTCCATCTCATCTCCAACGTCATCATGTTTGTGTCCACTCTGATCTCAAAGAATTCAAGTGCAACCTCTGTGATTATGCAACTTCCCAGAAGAGCCACCTAAAGAAACACATGGAACGAAAGAATCACAGAACAGAATCAGACGAGGAATGGCTCATAAAAAGAGGACAAAGGTAAAACTAAACATAATCACTTGCGTTTGAAGCAACATGccattttacattttgaatCGCCAACTCCCACAGACATAAGTGTGAAATATGTTGTCGAACCTTTCCATATCCATCAAGGCTTCGTTATCACATGACATTCGCCCATGGTGAGCAGAAGCCATTTAAGTGTAGCCGTTGTGAATACACGACAGTACGAAAGAGTCATCTTAAGCGGCATTTAGAGCTGCACGAATCTAAGGATAAATCAACGTCTAATAACGAATCTGTTGATAGCAGCAGTGCGTCTACCAACGTTAATTGTACTGATGCATGTGATCCACCTCGAGAGGAAAAAGATGTTGAAAGAAATACTGTTGATCGTCCATTGCGTAAGTTACGCAGTACAGTACAAAACAGAACTGTCAACAGAGAAAATAGCGAATCGCCGGTTGTCGAGAAGAAACGAAGCAACAGAAAGACTGCTGAGGAAGAGTCTGAAGGTGAACTTGGtcttttatttcagaaattttaacactaattttcatttcctgttTCTATAGATTCGGCTCCATCTTATACCTCTATTAATAACGTTGTCGACAACAGTAGTCATCATTCAGAAAATGTCGAATCCgtggaaatgagaaaaaatctcATCAGTTCCACTTCTTCTGATGATCATCCACCTTCACAACGATTTTCGTTGCTACCTGTTTTGGCGACTCCTATCCACGAAGAAGCCCGCAAACTGAAGTCTGAGGTTTTACTAGCAACGACCCTCCCCGTGGTGCTTTCTCTACTGGAGCGTTTGCTGGATCTTTCTGCTTCCATCATGCACCAGATTCGTATTTCCATTGAGGTTGAAGTTCGTCATAAAGCCATCGAATGCTTTGAATATGTATGGAGTGCTTCTAAAATAGCAGTCGGTCGCTGGAGAGACATGGTGGAAACCTCGATGGATCGCAACACTTTTCTGAGAGCTGTACAATATGCGTACAAAAtacttccggtttttttcAGTTTGGAGATAAATGAACATCTAGAAATGGTGGAAAACGTTATGTTACTTGCTCTCAACACTGTTAAGAACTGCCAACATCCATCTTCAACTGgtgagtttgattttttatttgtttttatttgcttatCATTAGTTAAGATATTATGCTCGATATTATGACATTCTAAGATAAAAGCTAATGAGTTTGtgtgttgaaaattttttaggaGAATTCTAAGCCTGGCCCATTTGGCCAATATGTAACTTGTGAATGTTCCGGGAAGATGTTTTGATCACCTTTGGATGAAAGCTTAAAGAATGTGTCTAGTAGATATTACGAAGACCTAACCGAATTGCactaatgattttttttttccctagcaagccacaattttttcattttactgaATTTAGTCAGAAactttagttttcttttttgttttctgtagttttgttt
The window above is part of the Daphnia pulex isolate KAP4 chromosome 3, ASM2113471v1 genome. Proteins encoded here:
- the LOC124190254 gene encoding myoneurin-like isoform X1, which gives rise to MGPLDCCGLCFSGKAALQHHTEAYHIPKYECSLCDRRFHSPSHLQRHHVCVHSDLKEFKCNLCDYATSQKSHLKKHMERKNHRTESDEEWLIKRGQRHKCEICCRTFPYPSRLRYHMTFAHGEQKPFKCSRCEYTTVRKSHLKRHLELHESKDKSTSNNESVDSSSASTNVNCTDACDPPREEKDVERNTVDRPLRKLRSTVQNRTVNRENSESPVVEKKRSNRKTAEEESEDSAPSYTSINNVVDNSSHHSENVESVEMRKNLISSTSSDDHPPSQRFSLLPVLATPIHEEARKLKSEVLLATTLPVVLSLLERLLDLSASIMHQIRISIEVEVRHKAIECFEYVWSASKIAVGRWRDMVETSMDRNTFLRAVQYAYKILPVFFSLEINEHLEMVENVMLLALNTVKNCQHPSSTGEF
- the LOC124190254 gene encoding protein suppressor of hairy wing-like isoform X4, which codes for MGPLDCCGLCFSGKAALQHHTEAYHIPKYECSLCDRRFHSPSHLQRHHVCVHSDLKEFKCNLCDYATSQKSHLKKHMERKNHRTESDEEWLIKRGQSSASTNVNCTDACDPPREEKDVERNTVDRPLRKLRSTVQNRTVNRENSESPVVEKKRSNRKTAEEESEDSAPSYTSINNVVDNSSHHSENVESVEMRKNLISSTSSDDHPPSQRFSLLPVLATPIHEEARKLKSEVLLATTLPVVLSLLERLLDLSASIMHQIRISIEVEVRHKAIECFEYVWSASKIAVGRWRDMVETSMDRNTFLRAVQYAYKILPVFFSLEINEHLEMVENVMLLALNTVKNCQHPSSTGEF
- the LOC124190254 gene encoding protein suppressor of hairy wing-like isoform X3; protein product: MGPLDCCGLCFSGKAALQHHTEAYHIPKYECSLCDRRFHSPSHLQRHHVCVHSDLKEFKCNLCDYATSQKSHLKKHMERKNHRTESDEEWLIKRGQSSSASTNVNCTDACDPPREEKDVERNTVDRPLRKLRSTVQNRTVNRENSESPVVEKKRSNRKTAEEESEDSAPSYTSINNVVDNSSHHSENVESVEMRKNLISSTSSDDHPPSQRFSLLPVLATPIHEEARKLKSEVLLATTLPVVLSLLERLLDLSASIMHQIRISIEVEVRHKAIECFEYVWSASKIAVGRWRDMVETSMDRNTFLRAVQYAYKILPVFFSLEINEHLEMVENVMLLALNTVKNCQHPSSTGEF
- the LOC124190254 gene encoding zinc finger protein 521-like isoform X2, whose protein sequence is MGNKRYECSLCDRRFHSPSHLQRHHVCVHSDLKEFKCNLCDYATSQKSHLKKHMERKNHRTESDEEWLIKRGQRHKCEICCRTFPYPSRLRYHMTFAHGEQKPFKCSRCEYTTVRKSHLKRHLELHESKDKSTSNNESVDSSSASTNVNCTDACDPPREEKDVERNTVDRPLRKLRSTVQNRTVNRENSESPVVEKKRSNRKTAEEESEDSAPSYTSINNVVDNSSHHSENVESVEMRKNLISSTSSDDHPPSQRFSLLPVLATPIHEEARKLKSEVLLATTLPVVLSLLERLLDLSASIMHQIRISIEVEVRHKAIECFEYVWSASKIAVGRWRDMVETSMDRNTFLRAVQYAYKILPVFFSLEINEHLEMVENVMLLALNTVKNCQHPSSTGEF